The Candidatus Kryptonium sp. nucleotide sequence AAATGGCAAAGTTTTCAAGATGTTCACATTCTCCAAGGTTTTCTATTTTGAAGGAGCATATGTTCAAGAGCGTCATATTTTTATCCCACAGAATGCTGAGATTTCATTTCTTATTTCATCTCCATATGAGGAATTTTTGAAGAACTTTGCTTTTGGATTAACAAGGGTGGATAAAATATGGCTTGGGGGAAAGGATAACATTTACACCTTGAGATCGGTTGAGATCGTTTTTGAACCTGAGATATTTCAGGGAAATCCTATGGAAGTTATTGAGGTTGATGGAGTATTTATCTCACCACTTGTTGTTTCCAGGGTTGATCCGCTTGGCAGGACGATTTTCCTTGGTTGTTATGATGGTGAAGTTCCATATTTTATTCGTAGGAATTTATATGAAAAGTTTTTGGCTTTTTACAAATATGAACCGGAGGATGAATTTGAGTTTATGTTTAAGTTAGATTATATAGTTAAAAATCAGTGGAGCAAGCTCATAACGATAAAAGAGGGGAGAGAAGATGAAACAAAGATACGTTGTATGCTTGCTCCGTTTAAGATAAAAGGGACGAGAAGAATTATAAAGTTTGCTTGGGATGTGGGGCTTGGCGAAAAAAACTCAATGGGTTTTGGAATGTGGGATATCGCAAAATCTACAAAGGCAAAAAATAAAGTAGTGGGGGGATGATGGAATTTGAAAAAATTAAAATGTTTTCATTCCAGGTGTGTGTTATTTTTTAATTTTCTAAACATCTTTTTAAATGTGTTAAAAACAAAGGTAAAGTAAATCTATGAAAAAACAGAAACAGTTTCACATAATCAATGTCGGAAATTCGCTTCTTACAAATTTCCAAAAGGTGACGCCTGAAATAAGTAAGGTTTCACAAGCTGACAACGAATTTTGGAAGAAAATGATAGAAGATACCAAGTTTTTGGATAGTATTTTTAATTTCCTGAAAAACAATCCCAAAGAAAATTCTGCGGAGATGAATACTTTTTTAAGGGTTGTTGAAAATGTTGAACCAAATGATGTAGAAGTTTATTTATCTGGGACAAACACATATTCAAATGAAATCTGTGTTAGGACTATACAAAGATTTTTGAAAGCCGAAGGATATCGTATTTACGATAATCCTACTTTTTCTGGATACTTCTTTGAGGCAAGCCGATACGATGATGAATATGCAAAAAATGAGTTTGTTAAGGGCGTTGCTGAAATGTTGGATAGATTTATTTATCTTGCTCTGAAAAAAATGGAGGAAGGGTATCAGGTTTTCATTAATCCAACGGGCGGTTTAAAGGCGCATGTGATCGCGTGCGCTTTGGCTGGATTCTTAACAGGAAGCGAAGTTTATTACATGAACGAGGAGTTTAGAACTGTCGTATATCTTCCCAAGTTGTTCTATTTACCTAAAGGGCGAGAGGTTGAACTACTTAACATTTTATCGGATAAAAAGCCAAGAAGCGGTCCTGAATTTGAAAAAATTCAAAAGACATTTCAAGATGAAATGGAAAGATTGAGAGTTTATGGGCTTGTGGAGATTGAATCAGACGAGGAAACCGGAAAGCCATTTAGAGTGAAAATAACAAATAGAGGATACTTGTTTGTAATGTATTACAAAGAAAAAAATAGTTAGCATGCGAGCTCACAAGAACATACTTGTTTCCGTTCTTGGCTCAACTCCACAGATTTTGACAGAAACACTGTGGTATTTAAATGTAAAAATGGGCATAGATATTTCTAATGTCATAGTTATAACAACGAGCTATGGGAAAAGATTAATATGTGATGGTGATGAAAAAACAGGGATGCCATCGCTTTTGAATGAAGTGCTTGAAAAATTTTGTGATGAATTTGGCTTGAATATAAAATTAGATGTTAGAAACATCAAAGTAATAGTTGATGACAAAGGGAATGAACTTGAGGACATAAGAGATAGCCATCAAAATGAAATTGCAGCTGACTTCATCACAAGGGAGATAAGAAACATTATAAATAAACATGGTAGCAATGCAACGATACATTGCTCAGTAGCTGGCGGCAGAAAAACGATGTCGGTATATGCAGCGCTTGCGATGACGCTCGTTGGAAGAAAACAAGATAAACTTTATCATGTCCTTGTTTCCCCAC carries:
- the cas6 gene encoding CRISPR-associated endoribonuclease Cas6 codes for the protein MRVEVTLIASKDNKLSLNYNYDVAGLIYRIVGLKSSKFANKIHTKGFRLNGKVFKMFTFSKVFYFEGAYVQERHIFIPQNAEISFLISSPYEEFLKNFAFGLTRVDKIWLGGKDNIYTLRSVEIVFEPEIFQGNPMEVIEVDGVFISPLVVSRVDPLGRTIFLGCYDGEVPYFIRRNLYEKFLAFYKYEPEDEFEFMFKLDYIVKNQWSKLITIKEGREDETKIRCMLAPFKIKGTRRIIKFAWDVGLGEKNSMGFGMWDIAKSTKAKNKVVGG
- a CDS encoding putative CRISPR-associated protein, whose amino-acid sequence is MKKQKQFHIINVGNSLLTNFQKVTPEISKVSQADNEFWKKMIEDTKFLDSIFNFLKNNPKENSAEMNTFLRVVENVEPNDVEVYLSGTNTYSNEICVRTIQRFLKAEGYRIYDNPTFSGYFFEASRYDDEYAKNEFVKGVAEMLDRFIYLALKKMEEGYQVFINPTGGLKAHVIACALAGFLTGSEVYYMNEEFRTVVYLPKLFYLPKGREVELLNILSDKKPRSGPEFEKIQKTFQDEMERLRVYGLVEIESDEETGKPFRVKITNRGYLFVMYYKEKNS